The Rhipicephalus sanguineus isolate Rsan-2018 chromosome 4, BIME_Rsan_1.4, whole genome shotgun sequence DNA window GATGGTAACCGGCAGCGGACGTTGGACAATGTAAACACGAGTGATATGCACTGATCCATGTGCCGGATGTCGGCCATAGATAATGCAGCGTAAGCAAAACAGAACGAAGCGCACGTACGAGAAGATTAATCTTCTCGTACGTGCGCTTCATCATCTTCGTCATAATTATGACGAAGATGATTCGCTTTTTAATGGCACAAACCAAATGGAAgcgaaggggggtggggggttgataATCCATGAGCCGGTATTAATTTAAAAAATGGAAATGAACAATATACGAAAGAAACGGACCACAAATCAAGTAGCATGGTGTGTAAGAGTAGTCAGCCTTGCATGACGAAGAAATATGAAGATCTGTATAATAGCACTTGAAGTAAAGGAAAAGGTTTCAGGTAAGAGATAAATTTTAAACATTAAATTGTTATCCTACATTGTTATGTTCTTGTATTGAAGCTTTACAATGAAGGACAAACCACCGTGGTTCTTCCGATAACCACATTTTCTTCCTCCAGCGGAGGACATCAACCGCAACGACCGGAAATGCCTCATCGTCATCATCGTAAACCGCGGCCGCGCGAGCGCTCGTGCTCGCGTTCTTCGCACGGACCAGCAGCCGCAGGCCGTCGTCTCGCCGCAGCTTGGCAATGGCTGCAGCCGAAAACCCATAAACTAGGCAGCTGCCGCGGGCCTTCTCTCGGTGACCGTATGTTGTCACATCGAAATTCCGACACTCCTGCCACCCCTGTGACGTGTGCGCGCCCACGCGTAGAAGAGAACGAGCAGCTGTCAGAAAGGCCGCTTTCGGGTTGACCGCACTGTAGGTGTAGACAGCAGCACCAACAGCAGTACCAACCATGGCAGGCAGGTCCgttcgcgtcatctcgctgggCGATCCCAACGACGTGGCCTGCATGGACGAAGGCGTGCGCGTGATCGCCGTCAACCCGTCGGGGCAGCAGTCGATGGGGCCTTCGTGCCAGTCTTCGCTCACTAAAGTCTTCTGCGGCCCCGTGGAGACGATCGGCATGCCAGCGCCCCCTAAGACCAAGGGCTCGCGCCTCGACTGGCGCATCACGCCCGAGGGCGGTCTCGAGGTTACCGTTGGCCGACCGCTGACCAAGGAAGAGGAAGAGAAGCGTGAGCGCGACCGTAAGAGTAAGGCCGCCGGCGCCGCCAGCGCTGCAGCCCCCGCGGATGCCGCCGCTGGTGCCGCTGGTGCCGCTGGCGCCGCCCACGCAGCTGCTCCCGCAGCCGCCCCGGCTGCCCCCGCAGATGCCGCTGTCCCCCCGGCCGGCATAGATAAGCTGAGGAAACAGATCTGCGACCCGCTGTCGCTCCTGGCTAACAAGCGGCTGCCCATCTGCTTCGAGACGACGCTCGGCAAGGAGACGGCGCCCGGTCTGACGTCCGTGACCGTCATCAACGAGCAGCCCGGGAGTCCGGTCATGGTTCAGCC harbors:
- the LOC119389650 gene encoding uncharacterized protein LOC119389650 isoform X1, with translation MAGRSVRVISLGDPNDVACMDEGVRVIAVNPSGQQSMGPSCQSSLTKVFCGPVETIGMPAPPKTKGSRLDWRITPEGGLEVTVGRPLTKEEEEKRERDRKSKAAGAASAAAPADAAAGAAGAAGAAHAAAPAAAPAAPADAAVPPAGIDKLRKQICDPLSLLANKRLPICFETTLGKETAPGLTSVTVINEQPGSPVMVQPRAAPVRSSRGFSPPGVQVICSSDGGYGGCQSPTVTTCSAMGGGGGNFTGVRIRADSSSSMGRRCEQLLPEPCPAMQTIRIVDDVGAANRRTSSRVVHIFEEPPAPPRSTRGSSRDRQVSARVVHIEEDCPEFP
- the LOC119389650 gene encoding uncharacterized protein LOC119389650 isoform X3, which encodes MAGRSVRVISLGDPNDVACMDEGVRVIAVNPSGQQSMGPSCQSSLTKVFCGPVETIGMPAPPKTKGSRLDWRITPEGGLEVTVGRPLTKEEEEKRERDRKSKAAGAASAAAPADAAAGAAGAAGAAHAAAPAAAPAAPADAAVPPAGIDKLRKQICDPLSLLANKRLPICFETTLGKETAPGLTSVTVINEQPGSPVMVQPRAAPVRSSRGFSPPGVQVICSSDGGYGGYQLPTVTNCSAMGGGGGNFTGVRILADSSSSMGRRCEQLFPDLCPAM
- the LOC119389650 gene encoding uncharacterized protein LOC119389650 isoform X2, coding for MAGRSVRVISLGDPNDVACMDEGVRVIAVNPSGQQSMGPSCQSSLTKVFCGPVETIGMPAPPKTKGSRLDWRITPEGGLEVTVGRPLTKEEEEKRERDRKSKAAGAASAAAPADAAAGAAGAAGAAHAAAPAAAPAAPADAAVPPAGIDKLRKQICDPLSLLANKRLPICFETTLGKETAPGLTSVTVINEQPGSPVMVQPRAAPVRSSRGFSPPGVQVICSSDGGYGGYQSPTVKTCSAMGGCGGNFTGMRIRADSSSSMGRRCEQLLPDPCPAMQTIRIVDDVGAANRRTSSRVVHIFEEPPAPPRSTRGSSRDRQVSARVVHIEEDCPDFP